A window from Danio aesculapii chromosome 6, fDanAes4.1, whole genome shotgun sequence encodes these proteins:
- the stat2 gene encoding signal transducer and activator of transcription 2 isoform X1, giving the protein MTQWDQLQQLDTVYSQRAFDLYNGDEFPMEVRHYLAQWIESQDWERASRDSSQAAFLFQVLLENLDNQFSRFAQERDCFLLQRNFRRYKQNFNKFQEEPCTLAAIINWFLLKEKEILNDAELALQVQTLQVQSAAMELESHRQIEKRLKDFKTRIEVMEHSIRCLEEQQDEFDFKYQTLHMDSCTEEEKNRQLEGLQKMLNALDKSRKDFLSEILAMLDAADSVGSSLINDELVDWKRRQQKSCIGAPDDTSLEQLEKWFTQIIDSMFQLQKFLQKLDELLGKMSYENDPIPIQKPSLQSRVDTLLTCLIKSAFVVETQPSMPQGRGPLVLRTNVQFSVKVRFLYKVPELNHVLKVTVSVDNTVKGFRRFNVLGTLIKSLNMAESMNGGMVADFRHLTFKDQKVGGGGKGINDLSLSVTEELHSVNFQTQFDYQGLSVTLETSSLPFVVISNSSQQQSAWASVLWFNMLCSDAKNKKFFESCSAASWAQFGEMLSWQFLSCGKRGLNNQQLQTLAFKLFGKEQNYENCTIPWTRFSKENLPYTNFTLWVWLDGILNLVKVYLSDLWSDGSIMGFINKGKERVLLKKKQHGTFLLRFSESIKDGGVTFSWVQYSNNGDPSVQTVKPFTSNDLKQIALPDILCNFRIMVAENVPVNPLCHLYPNIPKDQAFGKYYSEKTGEENPYLKYLRTKLVFVSKENGCADVREGPVSDLSTLDRDPPSSVSEVDEEDSVLLHSPENSPMFSSSTIDVSLLNSVLDNDGESLVPNDFAPQISPPPESDMDLLKEPLCPDFDSDRVLQDFTDSLNILNGQTFSVLSDDLGIINLSNGFHDIAYNMPLTP; this is encoded by the exons ATGACACAGTGGGACCAATTGCAGCAGCTGGATACAGTGTATTCACAGAGGGCTTTTGATCTATACAATGGAGATGAATTCCCAATGGAAGTCAGACATTATTTAGCGCAATGGATTGAGAGCCAGGACTG GGAGCGAGCGTCTCGAGACTCTTCCCAAGCCGCTTTCTTGTTCCAGGTGCTTTTGGAGAATCTGGACAACCAGTTCAGTCGTTTTGCTCAAGAGAGAGACTGTTTCTTACTGCAGCGTAATTTCAGACGCTACAAACAAAACTTCAAT AAGTTCCAAGAGGAGCCTTGTACTCTGGCTGCTATTATTAACTGGTTCTTGCTGAAGGAGAAAGAAATCTTGAACGATGCAGAGCTTGCCCTGCAA GTGCAGACGTTGCAGGTTCAGTCGGCTGCAATGGAGCTGGAGAGCCACAGGCAAATTGAAAAGAGATTAAAAGACTTTAAAACCAGAATAGAG GTGATGGAGCACAGCATACGGTGTTTGGAGGAGCAGCAGGATGAGTTTGATTTTAAATATCAGACGCTTCATATGGACT CTTGCACAGAAGAAGAGAAGAATCGACAGCTTGAAGGGCTTCAGAAAATGCTCAATGCACTCGATAAGTCCAGAAAG GACTTCTTGTCTGAAATCTTGGCTATGCTGGACGCTGCTGATTCTGTGGGATCATCGCTCATAAACGATGAACTGGTGGACTGGAAGCGGAGACAGCAGAAGTCCTGCATTGGTGCACCTGATGATACAAGTCTGGAACAACTAGAGAAATG GTTCACTCAGATTATAGACAGCATGTTCCAGCTTCAGAAGTTCTTACAGAAACTTGATGAGCTTTTAGGGAAAATGAGCTACGAAAACGACCCAATCCCGATCCAAAAACCTTCTTTACAGAGCAGAGTGGACACACTGCTGACTTGCCTGATAAAGAG TGCATTCGTCGTAGAGACTCAGCCATCAATGCCACAAGGACGAGGCCCTCTTGTGTTGCGCACCAATGTCCAGTTCTCAGTCAAAGTCAG ATTCTTGTATAAAGTTCCTGAGCTCAACCATGTCTTGAAAGTGACGGTCTCTGTTGACAA CACTGTGAAAGG GTTTCGGAGGTTTAATGTGCTGGGTACCTTGATTAAATCCCTTAACATGGCGGAGAGTATGAATGGGGGAATGGTTGCTGATTTCAGGCATTTG ACTTTTAAAGACCAGAAAGTTGGTGGTGGAGGAAAGGGGATCAATGAT CTCTCGTTGAGTGTGACCGAAGAACTGCACAGTGTAAACTTTCAGACACAGTTTGATTATCAAGGACTGTCAGTCACTCTGGAG ACCTCTTCTCTTCCTTTTGTGGTGATTTCGAACTCCAGTCAGCAGCAGAGTGCCTGGGCGTCTGTTCTGTGGTTCAACATGCTATGCTCTGATGCCAAG AACAAAAAGTTTTTTGAAAGCTGTTCTGCAGCCTCCTGGGCTCAGTTTGGGGAGATGCTAAGTTGGCAGTTTCTGTCCTGTGGTAAACGTGGTCTAAACAATCAACAGTTGCAGACCCTTGCCTTCAAGCTGTTTG GTAAAGAACAGAACTATGAGAACTGTACAATTCCATGGACCAGATTCAGTAAG GAGAACCTCCCTTATACAAACTTCACCCTGTGGGTGTGGCTGGATGGCATTCTAAACCTGGTTAAAGTCTACTTGTCAGACCTGTGGAGCGATGG ctCTATAATGGGTTTCATCAACAAGGGGAAGGAGAGAGTTTTATTAAAGAAGAAGCAACATGGAACTTTTCTGTTACGGTTTAGCGAAAGCATTAAAGATGGAGGAGTCACGTTCAGCTGGGTGCAGTACTCTAACAATG GCGATCCAAGTGTGCAAACAGTGAAGCCGTTCACCAGTAATGACCTGAAGCAGATTGCTTTACCTGATATCCTCTGCAACTTTCGGATCATGGTAGCAGAAAATGTTCCAGTTAACCCGCTGTGTCACCTTTACCCAAATATTCCGAAAGACCAGGCCTTCGGCAAATACTACAGTGAAAAAACTGGAG AGGAGAATCCTTACCTGAAGTACCTCAGGACCAAACTGGTTTTTGTCTCTAAAGA GAACGGATGTGCAGATGTCAGAGAGGGGCCAGTGTCTGACTTGTCCACACTGGACAGAG ACCCTCCATCTTCTGTTTCTGAGGTGGACGAGGAGGACAGCGTCTTGCTCCATAGCCCCGAGAATTCCCCAATGTTCTCCAGCTCCACCATCGATGTTTCTTTGCTCAACAGCGTTTTGGATAATGATGGCGAGAGTCTTGTTCCAAATGATTTTGCTCCCCAGATCTCACCACCACCAGAAAGCGACATGGACCTCCTTAAAGAACCACTCTGTCCAGATTTTGATTCTGATAGGGTATTGCAAGATTTCACAGACAGTTTAAACATCCTGAATGGCCAAACCTTTTCAGTGTTGTCAGATGATCTAGGTATCATCAACCTTAGTAATGGTTTTCATGATATTGCCTACAACATGCCGCTGACCCCATAA
- the stat2 gene encoding signal transducer and activator of transcription 2 isoform X2: protein MTQWDQLQQLDTVYSQRAFDLYNGDEFPMEVRHYLAQWIESQDWERASRDSSQAAFLFQVLLENLDNQFSRFAQERDCFLLQRNFRRYKQNFNKFQEEPCTLAAIINWFLLKEKEILNDAELALQVQTLQVQSAAMELESHRQIEKRLKDFKTRIEVMEHSIRCLEEQQDEFDFKYQTLHMDSCTEEEKNRQLEGLQKMLNALDKSRKDFLSEILAMLDAADSVGSSLINDELVDWKRRQQKSCIGAPDDTSLEQLEKWFTQIIDSMFQLQKFLQKLDELLGKMSYENDPIPIQKPSLQSRVDTLLTCLIKSAFVVETQPSMPQGRGPLVLRTNVQFSVKVRFLYKVPELNHVLKVTVSVDNTVKGFRRFNVLGTLIKSLNMAESMNGGMVADFRHLTFKDQKVGGGGKGINDLSLSVTEELHSVNFQTQFDYQGLSVTLETSSLPFVVISNSSQQQSAWASVLWFNMLCSDAKNKKFFESCSAASWAQFGEMLSWQFLSCGKRGLNNQQLQTLAFKLFGKEQNYENCTIPWTRFSKENLPYTNFTLWVWLDGILNLVKVYLSDLWSDGSIMGFINKGKERVLLKKKQHGTFLLRFSESIKDGGVTFSWVQYSNNGDPSVQTVKPFTSNDLKQIALPDILCNFRIMVAENVPVNPLCHLYPNIPKDQAFGKYYSEKTGEENPYLKYLRTKLVFVSKENGCADVREGPVSDLSTLDRADALPTATHLWKTFIHTHKLRTI from the exons ATGACACAGTGGGACCAATTGCAGCAGCTGGATACAGTGTATTCACAGAGGGCTTTTGATCTATACAATGGAGATGAATTCCCAATGGAAGTCAGACATTATTTAGCGCAATGGATTGAGAGCCAGGACTG GGAGCGAGCGTCTCGAGACTCTTCCCAAGCCGCTTTCTTGTTCCAGGTGCTTTTGGAGAATCTGGACAACCAGTTCAGTCGTTTTGCTCAAGAGAGAGACTGTTTCTTACTGCAGCGTAATTTCAGACGCTACAAACAAAACTTCAAT AAGTTCCAAGAGGAGCCTTGTACTCTGGCTGCTATTATTAACTGGTTCTTGCTGAAGGAGAAAGAAATCTTGAACGATGCAGAGCTTGCCCTGCAA GTGCAGACGTTGCAGGTTCAGTCGGCTGCAATGGAGCTGGAGAGCCACAGGCAAATTGAAAAGAGATTAAAAGACTTTAAAACCAGAATAGAG GTGATGGAGCACAGCATACGGTGTTTGGAGGAGCAGCAGGATGAGTTTGATTTTAAATATCAGACGCTTCATATGGACT CTTGCACAGAAGAAGAGAAGAATCGACAGCTTGAAGGGCTTCAGAAAATGCTCAATGCACTCGATAAGTCCAGAAAG GACTTCTTGTCTGAAATCTTGGCTATGCTGGACGCTGCTGATTCTGTGGGATCATCGCTCATAAACGATGAACTGGTGGACTGGAAGCGGAGACAGCAGAAGTCCTGCATTGGTGCACCTGATGATACAAGTCTGGAACAACTAGAGAAATG GTTCACTCAGATTATAGACAGCATGTTCCAGCTTCAGAAGTTCTTACAGAAACTTGATGAGCTTTTAGGGAAAATGAGCTACGAAAACGACCCAATCCCGATCCAAAAACCTTCTTTACAGAGCAGAGTGGACACACTGCTGACTTGCCTGATAAAGAG TGCATTCGTCGTAGAGACTCAGCCATCAATGCCACAAGGACGAGGCCCTCTTGTGTTGCGCACCAATGTCCAGTTCTCAGTCAAAGTCAG ATTCTTGTATAAAGTTCCTGAGCTCAACCATGTCTTGAAAGTGACGGTCTCTGTTGACAA CACTGTGAAAGG GTTTCGGAGGTTTAATGTGCTGGGTACCTTGATTAAATCCCTTAACATGGCGGAGAGTATGAATGGGGGAATGGTTGCTGATTTCAGGCATTTG ACTTTTAAAGACCAGAAAGTTGGTGGTGGAGGAAAGGGGATCAATGAT CTCTCGTTGAGTGTGACCGAAGAACTGCACAGTGTAAACTTTCAGACACAGTTTGATTATCAAGGACTGTCAGTCACTCTGGAG ACCTCTTCTCTTCCTTTTGTGGTGATTTCGAACTCCAGTCAGCAGCAGAGTGCCTGGGCGTCTGTTCTGTGGTTCAACATGCTATGCTCTGATGCCAAG AACAAAAAGTTTTTTGAAAGCTGTTCTGCAGCCTCCTGGGCTCAGTTTGGGGAGATGCTAAGTTGGCAGTTTCTGTCCTGTGGTAAACGTGGTCTAAACAATCAACAGTTGCAGACCCTTGCCTTCAAGCTGTTTG GTAAAGAACAGAACTATGAGAACTGTACAATTCCATGGACCAGATTCAGTAAG GAGAACCTCCCTTATACAAACTTCACCCTGTGGGTGTGGCTGGATGGCATTCTAAACCTGGTTAAAGTCTACTTGTCAGACCTGTGGAGCGATGG ctCTATAATGGGTTTCATCAACAAGGGGAAGGAGAGAGTTTTATTAAAGAAGAAGCAACATGGAACTTTTCTGTTACGGTTTAGCGAAAGCATTAAAGATGGAGGAGTCACGTTCAGCTGGGTGCAGTACTCTAACAATG GCGATCCAAGTGTGCAAACAGTGAAGCCGTTCACCAGTAATGACCTGAAGCAGATTGCTTTACCTGATATCCTCTGCAACTTTCGGATCATGGTAGCAGAAAATGTTCCAGTTAACCCGCTGTGTCACCTTTACCCAAATATTCCGAAAGACCAGGCCTTCGGCAAATACTACAGTGAAAAAACTGGAG AGGAGAATCCTTACCTGAAGTACCTCAGGACCAAACTGGTTTTTGTCTCTAAAGA GAACGGATGTGCAGATGTCAGAGAGGGGCCAGTGTCTGACTTGTCCACACTGGACAGAG cggatgcccttccaactgcaacccatctttggaaaacattcattcacacacataaactacggacaatttag